Part of the Pristiophorus japonicus isolate sPriJap1 unplaced genomic scaffold, sPriJap1.hap1 HAP1_SCAFFOLD_3463, whole genome shotgun sequence genome, tctctctctctcccacccacgcccctctctcttacccctcccacgcccctctctcttacccctcccacgcccctctctcttacccctcccacgcccctctctcttacccctcccacgcccctctctcttaaccccccccacgcccctctctcttaccccccacgcccctctctcttaccccccacgcccctctctcttaccccccacgcccctctctcttaccccccacgcccctctctcttaccccccacgcccctctctcttaccccccacgcccctctctcttaccccccccacgcccctctctcttaccccccccacgcccctctctcttaccccccccacgcccctctctcttaccccccccacgcccctctctcttaccccccccacgcccctctctcttaccccccccacgcccctctctcttaccccccccacgcccctctctcttaccccccccacgcccctctctcttaccccccccacgcccctctctcttaccccccccccgccacgcctctctctatccccccccccacacccctctcaccccccgccacgcctctctcttccccccccccacgcctctttctctctcttcccttcccatgccaCCCCTCCTCTCGACCGTCCATTCCCACGCCACCCCTCCTCTCGCctctcttttccccaccccccacccacgccctcctctcgccccccccctcttcccccctccctcctctcgcctgcctctcctccctcccccccaccacattgGTAGTATTGCACCACCATTGTACATGTTTCCTTCAGTATTGTCCCCGATTTCCCTCAGCTTGGATACACTCACTAACCCTTTGCGACATTAATTGTGACTTCCCCCTTGCTGTCCCCGCAGAGCCGAGCGCAGTCCGATGATGACCCCCCGACACGGTCGGTGTTGGCTGACTTTCCTGGTGCTGGTGACGGAGCTGCTCCCGGTGCTGTCCTGCCCAGCCAAGTGCAACTGCGACAGCTCGGGCACGCTGTGGTGCATCAAGACAGGACTGTCCGCCATTCCCGACCATATCCCCCCCGACACCTCCAGCATCTACGCCTTTGAGAACTCCATCGCCACGTTGCACAAGGAGGACTTTGCGGGGCTGCAGGAACTAAAGCTCTTGCACCTGTCACACAACAAGATCAGGAGACTGCCCCGCCGGGTCTTCCAGCCGCTGAGCGTGCTGTCCAACCTGGACCTGTCCTCCAACCAGATAACCGAGATCGCCAACGACACCTTCTCAGGGCTGCAAGAGTTGGAACGCTTGTACCTGCAGAAGAACAAGATCGAGACCATCCACCCTGCGGCATTCGACGCGTTAGTGAGGCTGGTCGAACTTAAGCTGCAGGATAACCAGCTCCATCGTCTTCCCCCTCTGCAACTGCCCACTCTCCTGCTGCTGGACCTCAGCAGGAACAACATCCCAGACGCAGAGATTGGAAACATCAGAGCGCCCGAGATTGAATCGTTGAAGCTGGCTGGACTTGGCCTCAGCACCATTGACGAAGACATGTTTAAGAGCATGAGCAATCTCCGGGAGCTAGATCTGTCGGACAATCAGCTGTTAACGGTGTCGGCTGCACTACAACACCTCGGCGGGCTGACCTGCCTCATCCTTCGGGGAAACAACCAGATCGCTCAGCTGAAGGACGAGGACTTCAAGCACGTCAAGAACCTTCAGAAGCTGGACATCAGTGGGCTGAGTCTCAGGACTATTCCAGAGGGATTCTTGGAGCTCTTTCCCAAGCTGCGGAGCCTCGCGGCCGCCGAGAACCCCTACAACTGCGTGTGCCAGCTCAGCTGGTTTGTCCAATGGGCGCGGGCGAACGACGCTCTCCTCCAGAGACGGGAAGAGACACGTTGCCACTTCCCGCCCGCCAACGCCGGGAAGCCGCTCAACACGCTGGCACACGGCGACTTTGGATGTCCCACCACCACGGCACCAGTCAGTACTACAACCACCTCCTTGTCATCACCGACCACGGCCAAGAAACCAACATTGGCGTACCAAGTCACACGCCCGCCAGGACAACCATTGTCCTTCAATGGCGGGGCCACAGTTGGAGCCATCACTGAAATGCATCAACAACTCAGTGCAAAGGCCCCTCTCTGCCTCGCCACAGAGTGTTTCAATGGAGGCACTTGCCAGCTGGATAAGCATGGGCACCATGTGTGCGTGTGTCGCGCTGGCTTCCACGGACCACGCTGTGAAGGAGTGAACGGAATTCTCGATCTCCAAACTGCTCAGAAAAGCCTGGTGAACATTAGTCTGATAACCAGCACTTCAGTCACATTAGACCTAGAGGTTTTCAAGCTCTCCCCCATTTACTACAAGGGGCTCCGGCTGACGTACAAGAACTGGTCCGGCCCCGACCCCAGGCCGCTGTCGCTCAACGTCCCAACGTCCCTGTCCACGTACAGTATCCGAGGCTTGCGGCCCAACTCCACCTACCAGATCTGTGTGGGCGCGCTGGGGGAGGCCGGCAACAAAGAGGAACCTTGCGCGATTGTGCAGACGCTGCCGCTGACGCAGTTGGCTCCGTTCGTGCAGACGGAGGACAACCACCTGAGGAGTGTGATATGGCCGGTGATCACAGGCATGTTCCTGGTCATGCTGCTGGTAGTTGCCATCATGTTCTACTGCCGGAAAAAGCACGTCAAAAACAACTCAGCCCCAGGAGGGGAATCACATGCCCAGGACGTGGAAGGGACCAAACCCTGCCTGCAGGACAGGGAGGGCTCACGTGACGCTCAAAAAGAAACGGAATGTCTTGCTCTGCAGACTGAAGTGCCGTTAATCCAAGATCACCAAAGCAACAGTCCTAAAGCCTTGTGACCTCCAATTCACAGGGATTAATGTGGATTTCCAAAGCCTGAGTACAGCTGTAAATCTCTACTGCTTCTATCAAAAAGCCCTTTCCTACTGACAATGGAGTTGCACACAGTATCCCCGAGACAGTCCCATTTCAATCTATCTCGGGGAAACCCAGTAGATATTGAGTCTAATCAATCCAGTCCAAGATTTCCTTATCCACCTCCTGGACAATTCAGTCTGGGAGATACTTGCCCCACCTGACGAGCCCAGTCCAGGGTGCCTGTGAAACCCCAACCAAGGGTGGAGACCAAACCTTCGAACACATTACTGTAAATATCACTGGTGCCACCTTCACTATTCAGACAGCTATCTGCGCGCATCAATGTATGGCTTGCATGGCCGAACACCGAGTGGTTTCAGTCCATGGATAAAGGTCCAGTACTAACCACACCCCATAATAACCGTCGCCATTCCCCGACAGCGCTACAAGCAAAGCGTGAGGGAATTGAGCCCAATGGTGGTCACATACACATTGACTGCCACCTGGCCCACCCATTAATTGCTGTATATTGCCAAGCTGAGCCGAGCACACGATGTATATGACAATATTTGTAAGCAAATAAATATTTTTCTAGAGAACAGACATCTGGGCTGCGGTCTGTTTTGTTACACGGCCGGGCACCAACTGGACACGTGACTCCTAGGGGCAGCTGGCACTGCAGAGGAGGAACGATACAAGAGCACACTAAGAGGATCAAGAACCAGGCATTGACACACCGAGGGAGGGAGGCCGGAGGGGCAGAGCACCCAAGACTTGGAAACACAACCAAGTCTAGACCAAGGACGGTGTGGTCTGAATTATCACAGAAATTGGAGACACACCCCAACATCTCGTGGGCtaaattattgtgtacagttttggtctccttatctaaggaaggatatactttccgtagagggagtgcaacgaaggttcaccagactgattgctgggatggggggattgtcctattaggagagattgagtagattaggcctatattcgagagtttagaagaatgagaggtgatctcattgaaacatacaatattcttacagggcttgacagggtagatgcagggatgatgtttccctggctgggaagtctagaaccaggggtcacagtctcagaataaggggtcggccatttaggactgagatgaggagaaatttcttcactcagagggtggaattcccgaccacagagTGCTGCGGAGGCTCatctttgagtatattcgagacagagatcaatagattttttggattttaagggaatcacgggatatggggatagtgcaggcaagtggagttgaggtagaagagcagccactctcattgagtggcagagcaggctcgaagggctgaatggcctactcctgctcctaattcttatgttatgttcttttaaCTCAATCCCGGTCTCCAGTGCTCCCCCAGATATCTCTAAAGCAGCACCAGAACTGGAGGGTATGACGGAGGGAGCAAGGGAAAGGACAAGTCTCCTTAAAGACCAACACTCACCTCCAAAATTGTTGGGTCTAGCTGCAATCTGCAAACACTCACTCCAAGCTGCATCTCCCAGAGTGTGGCAGGGTCACTTCAAACACCTCTGGAGCAGTAGACCAAAACATTGGATTTATATTGTGCctctaacataataaaatgtcctaaagtgcttcagaGGTGAAAACTGGGACCAAGCAGGTATGGGAGAAGAGTTGAGGGAATTAACCCAAAATACAGTCAAAGAGGTAGGGCTTAAggaaagagaaagaacttgcatttctttgcacctttcttgacctcatgatgttccaaagcacttcacagccaataaagtacttttgaagtgtagtcattgttgtaataagaacataagaaacaggaacaggagtaggccatacggccccttaagcctgctctgccatttaataagatcatggctgatccaatcatggactcagctccacttccccacctgctctccataaccccttatcgtttaagaaactgtctatttcagtgttaaatttattcaatgtctcagctttcacagctctctgaggcagcgaattccatagatttacaaccctcagagaagaaattcctcctcatctcagttttaaatgtgcggccccttattctaagattatactccctagttctagcctcccccattagtggaaacatcctttctgtatccaacttgtcaagccccctcataatcttatacgtttcgataagatcacctctcattcttctgaattccaatgagtagaggcccaacctactcaacctttcctcataagtcaacccctcatctccagaatcaacctagtgaaccttctctgaactgcctccaaagcaagtatattctttcgtaaatatagaaaccaaaactgcacgcagtattcaaggtgtggcctcaccaataccctgtatagctgtagcaagacttctctgcttttatactccatcccctttgcaataaaggccaagattccattggccttcctgatcacttgttgtaccctgcatactatccttttgcatttcatgcacaagtacccctaggtcccactgtactgcggcactttgcaatctttctccatttaaataataacttgctctttgatttttttctgccaaagtgcatgacctcacactttccaacattatactccatctgccaaatgttttcccactcacttagcctgtctatgtccttttgcagattttgtgtgtcctcctcacacattgcttttcctcccatctttgtatcgtcagaaaacttggctatgttacactcagtccctcttcaaagtcgttaatatagattataaatagttggggtcccagcactgatccctgcagcaccctactagttactggttgccaaccaaagaatgaaccattgatctcgactctctgttcgttagccaatcctctatccatgctaatatattaccccgaaccccatgaacttttatcctgtacatgtaggaaacgcagcagccaatttgcacacagcaaggtcccacaaacagcaatgagttaaatgaatctgttttagtgatgttagttgagggataaatattggccagaacaccggggagaactcttcttcaaaatagtgccatgggatcttttaaggtctcatccgaaagacggcacctcagtcaGTTCAGTACTCCCCACAGTACTACaactgggcgtgtcagcctagattatgggctcaatgcCTGCACCAAAGTTCACAACTGTCCAGTCTTGCAGTGGACAATATACTTTGAGCAGGTTGCCCATTGagtatttaaaaaaataatcaaCCCTCTTTTGCTCCCCCGACACTTGCTGTAGTGTTTGATGGTGCTTAAGCTTCAGCTATCGAGGTTAATAAGATTTTGGGAGGTGGGGGAATTTCATAGTCAGCAAAGTAAACTATTAGAATCAACATCATCTGGGCCTACTCGCCCTGTGTCTGGATTTGCAAGAGCTGGTAAGTCTCAGACTGCACCTGGACACAAGAGGAAAGTTCAAGCCTGGACTCACTGTTTCATTAAGAAACCTCTCTTACTTCAGTGGATCGACCCATGACCTTTCTTCCCCACGACCTTCTATCTTCTGACAGCAAGACAGGTGCTGCTGGAATTTTTTTGTGCTGGTTGCCATGGCGACTAGGCCCGAGGCCCAGGAACCAGCGGGGCCGATCCTTTAATAAAACACCTGCACTCTGCAGGAAGGCGACTTCCACAGAATTAGGGCAAAGACAAGGAAAACTAATAATAGGATTAGCAGTGTCCTGCTTTAGGAATTTAGGAATTAGATTATTTAACCAGCTCAGACCAGCTGCCCCAGCACAAGCCTGAGGCCTACAGCAACTGGACAACACTGGAATCATCTCGTGACATTTTATGCTTGGTAAATAAGCAGATTACCTATCTGCTACAAGGGTCGATCAGACGAGTAGCAAACACCAACTTGAGCTTATACATCACCTTTgacatcgtaaaacgtcccaaggcaactCACAGGAGcaattttcaaacaaaatttgacacacaaggagatattagcacaggggtcaattttgaggagtgtcttaaaaggtggagagtgtggcagagaggctgagggagggaagtCCAGCACTCGCTCTGTGCTATGCTCTGTTGCACGCTCACTCCGCACTCTGTGCTATCGTACACTCGTCTGCCACATGCTCACTCTGCTTCCGCCGCACGCGCGCTCTGTTGCGTCTTTATTTCACCTTGAAATGAATCTGCTGCTGATTGCTGGTGTTGAAGTGCAGCATTCTTTTGCTTACACAGGGGGTCATTGTCTACCTACAGCTGGTATTAGTTTGGCCACGGGCTAAACACCTGATTTCTATTTCATAATCTGTAACAGTATTTTTCAAAATGCCAATAATTAAATCTAAGAGACCTACAATTGTGTTGCTTCAAGGATTAGCTTAACAATTTTGAAGAATACTTAAGACCAGGTCTGAAAATCAGGAATATTTCCCTATTTAGTACAAGCCTCTCTTTTCAAGAATTATTTGCTAAGGTGGGTTAGAGAGGCCACTCTTAACCTCCAGGGTGATGCTAAAAAGCTCTTCTCCAAATAAAGTGACTTATGATCCCATCGGTTTCAGAATCTTCAGCTAGTGCTCACTAGGTATGAGGTTATTTCCCAATATTAGGAGACGCTAACGTTATGTTAAATCAGGAGTAGGGATAATCTCTCAACGGCAGTACTGAGCCAAGTTATACCCAGTGGATTAATGATGAGAAACCAATGCGAGAAAGAAATATTAGCATTGATCGAGTCTCTCAGAAACATGCTAAAGCATTTCAGAGGCAATGAGTTACGCCGAAGTGTTACATGGGCAAGCACGGCAACCACTTAATGTTGGCCCGAAGAGAgcagtgggatctttcacatccacccgagtggccagacggggcctcggtttaacatgtcatccaaTCACAACCTTCTAATGTAAAGGCGAGAGGAATCAGACCACCAGCGTTTCAGATTTAATGTGCATAGAATTTGTGATTTGCCCACACACCTTACTTTTTATTGAAAGCTTTTAAAATGAGTCAACTAATTTTCCTTTTCTTCTCAAAAAAGAGTTCATCAATGGCCCTTTTTAAAAATCAGATATATGGTGCTTTTATTTAAATGCAAGAACATAAAATATTTTGAAATATGGCAAAACTGTGAAAGGTGCCATTGTGTTTGACCTTAGACAGGAGACGATTCACGAACAAGACCATCACCCCCCttgcccgccccccccaccgcccccaaacCGGTTCATTCATTCAGCTGTCTGttacaagtatttatatagcgcctttaacatagtaaaacgtcccaaggcgcttcacaggagcattatcaaacaaaattagaaaaaaagacttggatttatttagagCCTCTCACGACCACCTGacatatcaaagcgctttacagccaatgaagtacttttgaagtgtagtaactgttgtaatatgggacaatttgacactgaaccacaaggagatattggggcaggtgactaaaagcttggtgaaaaaggtaggttttaagaagcttcttaaaaggaggaaagagaggtagcggggcagagaggtttagggagggagttccagagcttgggggccttggcaacagaaggc contains:
- the LOC139250085 gene encoding vasorin-like, with the protein product MMTPRHGRCWLTFLVLVTELLPVLSCPAKCNCDSSGTLWCIKTGLSAIPDHIPPDTSSIYAFENSIATLHKEDFAGLQELKLLHLSHNKIRRLPRRVFQPLSVLSNLDLSSNQITEIANDTFSGLQELERLYLQKNKIETIHPAAFDALVRLVELKLQDNQLHRLPPLQLPTLLLLDLSRNNIPDAEIGNIRAPEIESLKLAGLGLSTIDEDMFKSMSNLRELDLSDNQLLTVSAALQHLGGLTCLILRGNNQIAQLKDEDFKHVKNLQKLDISGLSLRTIPEGFLELFPKLRSLAAAENPYNCVCQLSWFVQWARANDALLQRREETRCHFPPANAGKPLNTLAHGDFGCPTTTAPVSTTTTSLSSPTTAKKPTLAYQVTRPPGQPLSFNGGATVGAITEMHQQLSAKAPLCLATECFNGGTCQLDKHGHHVCVCRAGFHGPRCEGVNGILDLQTAQKSLVNISLITSTSVTLDLEVFKLSPIYYKGLRLTYKNWSGPDPRPLSLNVPTSLSTYSIRGLRPNSTYQICVGALGEAGNKEEPCAIVQTLPLTQLAPFVQTEDNHLRSVIWPVITGMFLVMLLVVAIMFYCRKKHVKNNSAPGGESHAQDVEGTKPCLQDREGSRDAQKETECLALQTEVPLIQDHQSNSPKAL